The Acomys russatus chromosome 11, mAcoRus1.1, whole genome shotgun sequence genome contains the following window.
agaagtacctgggcgtggtggtgcaggcctttaatcccagcacttgggaggcagagacaggcggaactctgtgagtccgaggccagcctggtctacaaagtgagtccaggacagccaaggctacacagagaaaccctgtcttgaaaaaaaagaggtaagagaaatataggagatagggaaatggaaggacccagagggtcctagaaacctacaagaagagcatcatgatgggtggattggggcccagagggctttgctcaaactattgcactaaccaaggacaatacaatagtaaacatcaaacccctactctgatctacccaatggacaggacattctccacagttatgtggagagcggagactaactttgacataaactctggtgctgcATATTTGAAcgcctccccttggtgaggaggcctggtggcactcaaagaaagaataagcagactgccaagatgagacttgatagcctttgaccatatagtgggggaggaggcccccctcggtcataggcctagggaaggggaatagggtgaaagcaggagggagggaggaatgggataactattgagttgtaatctaaataaattaataaaaatttaaaaataataaaataaagagaaaaacgaaacaaacaaacaaacaaaaggaaaagaaaagaaaaaagaacagggaggccaggagaaggcagctGAGGATCACTCACTTGGCGGGAGGCAGGGACAACATCTTGTGCATGGTAGAGGTCATTCGATCTCTACCTAAACTGAAGGCATCCCTAGTCAGGGACACGGCTTCCTTGGTGAGGTCCATGGTAGCATGTAGGGCCTCCTTGGTGGCATCCTTGGTCATGTGAATAGCACTGGACAATTCCCCCTCAATGTTTCTCAAGGGTATGGGCTCGCCTTGTCCATTCAGAGCAGCATCCCTGTCAGCCGGGGACTTCACGGCAGCTGGGGAGCTGGCAGTTTGCGCTCTGCTCAGCTTCTTGGCCTGTAGAGCCTCCACTGCCTCGTGGCTCTTCTCTGCCGGCTGCTGGGCAGGGGGACCCAAGTCCTGTGGCTCTTCTTCGCCGTGCAGCCTCTCCTGGGACGCTGCTACACTTTCAACACTGCTGTCCCTCAGGGCCTTCTCAGGGCTTACTGGGCCTTGGTCTGAGGAGGCATCAGACTTCAGTTCGCGGTCCTCTGACGGAGACAGCTCTGAGTCTATGAGGCTGGTGGTATCCGAGCccgcagcatcagcaccagcggACCCAGGGGAAGGATGCATGAGGAGGGccacctcagcactggggaagaggaCGCCAATGCAAGCTGTCTGGTTACGCAGGGCAGAGCCAGTCACTGCTTCTGTGTCCTTGGTCAGCTGCTCCTGAAGCCCCTGAAGCCCCTCCTTGAGGCGGAGCAGAGCCAGGTACTGGTAGTGGTCCAGCCTCACCCTGACATGCGCAGGCGAGTGAACAAGCATGTGAACGTCTGCCACGTCCTCCAGCTCGGCCACTCGCCCTTTGTGGTCGACGCCAGCATCACCGTCTCTCAGAACCTCTGGGGCTTCTTCTGTAGAACCTGAGAGGCTTTTCAAATCCCGTTCGGTCTTTGACCTCTGCTGGGACACAGACTCAGGGGCAAGAGCTTCAGAGTGCACAGGACTGCCAAAACTGGCCGACGGCTTTAGCCTCCCCTCTGAGGCCGAAAGGAGCCGCCGTGCCTGGGCCTGCTGCCAGCGAAGAGGAAGGCAAACCCAAATAGACAAGGGGAAGGGGGCCACAAAATTCAAGGTATGGCCTTTGAAGTTTTCTGTGCCTTCAAAGTCCAAGGAGATCTGGGTAAAGTGCAGGGACCAGAGATCCTGGGATGCTGCCAGTCTCTGAGGATGAAGGGAGCTGGGCTGAGCTGGGAGGGACTCCGTCTGGAAAGCGTGATGCAGGAAGAGCATGTGCAGAAGGCTGAAGCCCCCAGGAACCTTGGGGAAGTGGCCATAACTAGAGCGAAAGAACTCGGCAGCAGCAAAGGCCCGGAAGAGCCTCTGTAGGTCAGGACAGCCGCAGTGCGGGGCCTGCCGCGTGTTGGTGGCAACCATGCCCGACGTGGAGAGGACGAGAGCCTGGGGACGATGTGGCTCTGCCTGTTCTCGCTTCTGCAGCGGGAAGCTCACCTTCAGAGAGAAAGTAGAACACATTAAGGACGTCCGAGCACCTGCGACACCTGCAGCTGATTTTCTTCTATCATGGACACAGCAGGATGCAGATCACAGCCAAGGAGGAAATGTCGCTGTGTCCACCAAGTGACAAGCGCCTCTCTGTCCCTACCTTCAGCCAGAACGCGTCCAGTCGAATGTCCAAATGTTCATCTTTTTGCCTTGAACCTTCCAGCTTATAGATAGCTTTGAACTGCTCCAAGCTGCGGTATAAATCTAAGCAAAAGAGGtttccccagagcaagctggcagGATCCACAGTAAACGTCAGACCATTCAGCTGGATGTAGAGATTGGGACAGGGGActggaaacagagaaaacagggATCGCCATGTAAAAGCGCAGTGGCAGCCGGGCGCTCACTCACCAGCTAATGTCTCACTATCACCACAGCAAAGACACAGCCTCGTACTCGGCACGGCAGACACGGCCTTGCACACAGCACAGCtctacttgttttgtttgtgagacaggatctcacatcttccaggctgacctcaaactcaccaagtaGCCATGGATGGCCTCAAAAGACGAtcaactcctgatccccctgcctccacctcccagagtgctgagatttttAGGTGTGCATCTCAGGCAAGAGTCCAGCAACTGAGCCCCAGCCTCTGGGCGGAGTTCTTAATTTAGACATGCAAATTAACTTAAACAAAGGCAAGCCCTAGCCAAAGCAGACTGCTCAGTGGCCTCAGTGCTGACAGAAATGGAGGGCATCAACAGAAGGACCGGCCAGCCCAGACCTCACCTGGAAGCGCCTGATTATCCGGGAAGTAATACTCCGTGAACTGCACGTGGACAGCAGCCGCCTGAGCTGGGAGGCGGTGGCGTTTGCGGCTGCAGGAGAGCAGAGTGGATGGTTTCTTACTTGGCTGTCCAGCTGTGGAGACCTAAGTAACCACAAGTCGCCGTGAGCCTGTGGCCTGGCCCCTGGAACAGACTGTTCTCTGAGGAGCACATTCCCTGCCTTGCTCCCACATCCTTCCCTGAGGGGAGCAAAGAGCTTGCTTTCCACACACACTTGAGGCACTCTCAGGCAGCTGCTGGTCTGTTTTGGCTTGGGGAGGGGTCTCAGGTGGCATAGGCTGGTGGCATAGTGTGGCCTAGAGTTCCTGCGTTCATCTCCAAAGTAATGGGGTCAAAGACACCTGAGCCAGTCCACCTTGTTTTCAGCAGGGGTTGTATGCAGCACTGAGAACATGCCAAGGCCTTTCTCAGAGGCCCTGCCCAAAAGAAACTGACCAAACTGTCCATCTCCTCAGAAGTGAGGCCACCAGGCCCTGGTTTCTACATCTTGGTTCGTGCTGTTCCTAAATTACCCCACTCCCTCCGGAATGTCGCTCTGTGTCCTCACCTGGTGGATGTCCAGGTCATCAACTCGTACAACCAGGCAGCTAGACCGTAAGCGATTCCATGCTGGAGGCCCACAGGCAGCCTGCCGGCCCTGAGCAGCACTTTTGTCAAGAGGGATCTTTCCAGGACCAGAGAAAGAGtctaaatgaaaaggaaaaagaagtaatACATACATTGCTCAGTATTAAACAAGTTCAGAAAGTAAAACCCAAGATTATCAATGCCATGAAGCAGCAAAGCGCTCAACTCTCTCGGTGGAACTTGGTGACAGTCACCACCTGCTAACACTACCCTCTAGCTGCGGCTGTCACTGCAGACAATGGGACCACCAAGGGCcatgtggtgacacacgcctgtaatcccagcactcaggaggcagaggcaggcggatctctgtgagtttaaggctagcctggtctacaaagcaactccaggacagtcaaggctacacagagagaccttgtctagaaaaaataaaaacccgtCATTGGCATCAGCCCATGAGCTACAGTGAAGAAACACTCCAGCACGTCATCTCCATCAGCTAGTCACACCCTGTCAGCCAGAATCCTCCAGGTCCCCAAAACCCACCTGCTTTCTTCCGGAAGGGAGACTCCACCCCCAGGTGCCACGGTGCTCTCACACGGGTCTCCTCCTGCCACTTCTCCATCTTACTCTGAAACTCCGTCACCAGTTTCTGGGCCCACTGGCCGCGGGTCTCCATGGCCTCACAGTGCCTCACCCAGTGCTTACAGCTGTCACCTtgggataaagaagaaaaagattacaGCACAAGACCACTGTCCAGCAGTCCAGTGTTTTCTCCCAGATCTTCCCAGGGTAAGAAGTGCCCACTGAGGGCGTCATGTGCTTCTGAGGTGGCCCGCAGCTCTCATTCCTAAGTTACGGTGATGGcttctagaaagttttttttttttaaagatttatttattaatacatgtacatattaatgtatgccagaagagggcattagatgacattatagatggttgggagccaccatgtggttgctgggaattgaactcaggacctctcgaagagcaggcagtgctcttaacctctgagccatctctccagcccctagaaagGTTTTAGACCGAGTGATCTTGAGGGACTGGAAGGCCAGCAGGTGCCGTCTTATGGAGATGCTCCGTTGCCCATCTGAGCACCTGCAGCAGTACCAGCCAGCACCCTTTTGCTGGTTGGTCAGGATATGAATGGAGAAATCCACCCTCGGGCATCCAGGACCATGCCAGAGCGTATTAAAGCTCTCTGACCTGCCCGGTGGAAGGGGTAGTAGTCGAACGCCATCTTGCGGAATGTAAGCTGCATGGCGCCGCCCGTCAGTCTGTTTGCAGAGACGCCTATGAAAGAAAGACACAGCTGAGCAGCTCTGGAGGAACAAAGACAAGGAAGCAGCACGTGAGCCCTAGGGAGCCCACCTCGAGCaggagtaaccagtgctcttcactgagGCGCCCTTATCTGGGCTTCACATGCCAACAAGAATACAATTTGTTGATAAGAAACAGTaattgagccaggcgtggtggcgcatacctttaaccccagcactcgggaggcagaggcaggtggatcactgtgagttcgaggccagcctggtctacaaagtgagtccaggacagccagagctatacaaagaaactctgtctcaaaaaaaaaaaaaaaaaaaacaaaaaaaagaaagaaagaaagagtaattgttttaaattagTTGTTTTGAAGCTATTAGTATTTAACTTAAATTTAACCCTATAAATACTAATGTTTTGGGGATCTGTGTTGAGTTTTAGGCAAGGTCTCATGAAACACAGACTAATCTCAAGCTTCCTATCCATAGctaagagtgaccttgaactgcAGACCCTGTCGCCCAGCTCCCCACGGCTAGAAAGATAAGGCACGCAACTACACTAGTGTGCTCTTTTTATTTGGGGAGGGTGCTCTTAAGACAGAGTCGTGccacaagctggcctcaaactcacagccctgcttctgccacagcctccagagcactgggatcacaCAAATGCGCACTGCGTGGCCTCTCCTAGGCTCAAAGGCCACAGTCACACTCCAAGCCCCTAAGCAACACTGGGAAGAAACGACTGACCACACAAGATGACTGTTTTAATAGTCATTTCCTCTGGGAGAAAAGCCATATCCACTGCCACTGCTCATGTCTCCTCTTAAAATGGAAGTGGAGTCACTGCAAGACCAAGGAAGAGCAAACAAGAGAGGCAGCACCACCTGGTGGCCCAGGAAGAAAACAAGTGTGTTCCCCTGAAACTGAACCGTGGTTTCATTACAGGAGCTAATACACAGCAGCACACGCACAGCACTcacgaggccctgagttcaacccgAGCACTaccaaaagaagtcaggaaataAGAGGAAGCAACAAACCCAGGCTGCGGAGAAGCCAACACAGGAGGAAGAGCTGCCGCCCGTGAGCAAGAGAAAGTGTAAGCAAGTAAAAGGGAGGGACAGCGCTCAAGGAGTGAGCAgtgagccaaaaccaaaccagtgGCTGCCTGCGGGCCCTGAAGCCAGCCGACTATCGCACTTCAGCCTGGCAATGGCCTTGAGATAAATGAGCAAAGACAACTCTACTTAATTTCATAAATGAGGATATTCAAAGAAGTTAAGCAAAAGGTTACTGGCTTCTGCAGGGATCATAAAAACAAAGTCAATCAttctgaataaatataaatatacatgtgtgagGCTATTTTAAGTATGCCACTAACATAACCTCTGTACACATCTAAGTACAATACATATAATCGAAGGaaggattgagacagggtctctctgtgaagcccAAGCTGtattagaactcactctgtagaccaggctggcctcgaactcagagatccggctgcctctgcctcctgagtgcagggatcgcaggtgtgcaccaccacatctgactaTCACAACAGCATTAAAACAACTCAAAGTTGTGAACACTCTGGCTCTAGGTGGGCTGGGGGCTGTTTAGTATACATACAAGGTCTGGAGTCAACCCTTACCTCCAAAGGAGGCAGGAATCTGAAAACTCTGAGGTCCCTAGAACCCtctaccagtggttctcagcctctggcCACCACCAGCATGTCTCTAGAGACTTGTGTAGGCAAAGTGTAGTCTAGTTGGGCTCAGTCCTTGAAGATCCACATTAGCAGGTGGGTACTGTGTACCAGGTGGGTACTGTGTACCAGGTTGGCCCCGTCACACTCTGCAGGCTGGAGAGCACTGCCTCCTGCCGACAGAGCTACCACAGCACAGGAGGGCTGGCTCCCACACAATCCTGAGACGAAGGGAGCTAACTGAAGGCTGAGTGCCACAGCATCTGCAGAAGAAACCTTCATCCTAAGCTCTGCGCAGGCAGACAGTGACGTACAGCCAGCCGGGCTGAGGCCTCGTGGTACCTGGCTCTCGGGACTGGCTGTCATCACAAATGTGCAGGTCCAGGCGGGAGATGAGCAGGTGGTAGGAAGACTCCTTTACATCAAACTTGTCGAAATATTGGCTGAGGCGGctactgctgctgccgctgccgctacTGCCACCGCCGCCGCCCTGGCTGCCACCAAATGCCTGGGCCCAGGTCTGCTGAGCACTGGGAGCAGGAGGGGTGGTCTACAtgtgacagaaagagaaatgtcagtcaggggctggagagatggctcagtgttgagGGCCCTGGCTGCTttaccctggttcaattcccagcacccacacggcagctgacacctgtctgtaactcccatcccaggggatccaacaccctcatacagacatacaagcaggcaaaaccaccagtgaacataaaataattttctttaaagtgaaaaataaagacagatatCAAAGAGAGGCTCCTCCTGATGCTTTCTGTAAGCCTGGGTCTACAACTTGAGAGCGTCCCTTCTATCTCCTAACTGTTGTCCAGCCTCTCACTTAGCACCACCCCAAGAAAGCAACTCAATCTCCATGGAGCCCGCCCATAACAAGTCTAGGAAGTATCCAAGTGAGTCCTCAGGCTCAGATGCCCTCCTCCCTCTTGCCTACCAGGACAGGATTGACCTGGGCCACCTCGTCTAGAATGCCCTCCCTGAGTTAAGTGCACTGTCCTGCTGGGTGGGCGGCGCCCCTTCTCTGTGCTCTTGACACAGGGTTTGCCTGGTACAGCACCTGGCACACATGAACAACTTGTCAACTGTCTGCCCTCTAAGACAGTAAGTCTCAAGGGCTGGAAGGAAAGGCTCACGCCACTTCCTTGTCCAGAGGCTAGCACTCCATCGATGTACAGGAGGGAGCCAGTGAGTAgagccagtgagagagcctggcACAAGCCTCCACCTGTGGTGAGCTCCGCAAGCCGCCCAGAAGCCTTGAGTGGCGGCACCGCTTGGCACAGCTCAGCTCTAACCTGCGCAGGCTCAGGCGCCAGGCCCTTCCTCTGCTGGGCCGACTTCTCCACGGCCTCCCTCAGCGATTCTGCATACTTCATCATCGCCTTGAGCTGGGAGTCAGTCAGCACCCAGAGCAGCTCATCCAGCAGGAACGTCAACTTGGAGGCAACCACATTGCAATCCTTGGTCTGAGGGCACAGAGAGCAtagttgtggtttggttttttagtttttcaagacagggtctctctgtgtagtcctggctgtcctggactcactttgtagaccaggctggcctcggactcacagagatccgcctgcctctgcctcctgagtgctgggattacagccatgtgccaccacgccctgctcagaGAACACAGTTTAGCACCTTGCATCTCTCAAGGCCTCAAAGAGGCTTCCCAGGCATATTTCTGCCTTCCAGGAAGTGAGAAAGAACCATCAAGCATGTGGAAAGCCTATTTCTTACAGACTAACTCAGGTTTGCGTGACTACAAAAAGCACCAAACAGGACGATGAGAAGCTGCTCTCCCACGGCTGGGGCCAACAACACTGAGGACAGTGGCAGAGCATCCGTGCTACCCTGAGTTTTCACGGCAGGGAGCACACACTCACTCTTCTCTTGAGGGCTATCCGGATCCGGCCTTGGTTGGTGATGAGCCTCAACGGAGTGGTAACTGGGTCCTGCTCGCCATTCTCTGTGGCATCTGCCTCAACTCGAAGCGTCTGCCAAGTTATTTCCTTAAACGTCAAAAcctggaaggaaggaatgtaCAATCCCTTGATTCTGCAGGTGAGAtgacaggagacaggagagctATGGGCCTCGCCACTGCTCTCGGCTAACGACAGAAGGCAGTGGGTCTGTAACTGAGCAGCAACAGCAACTGAAAAGGATCCTGGGAGCTCCAACCAGGAACAGCGTCCTTTAGGGGTTTCTCCTACTCcgcatcccccctcccccattcaccCCACTTAGAATGCTAAGGCTGTCACCTCTCCTCGGAGGGGATCAGTGATGCGGGTCAGACGCAGGTCACTCTGCTGCCAGCTGGGGTTGACACTATAACCCTGGAGCTGCCACAGTTCAAAAGAGGCGTGGAAGGCCCTGGAGTGGATCTTGATGGTGATGGAATTAACAACGATGAACATCCCCTCCACCACCTTCTCGGCAAAGCCGTACTCACTGCAACGAGCGAGGGGACAGTGACCACAACGAACACGactgcttgcttttccttctctccttcttgctTTTCGCCTCTAAATTGTTTGGctggtgtttttctttattctgtttatgTGAGTGcactgcctacatgtatgtctgtacatcacaTGCTTGCCGTGCCCCAGAGTCCAAAAGAGGGAGTTGGCTCCtcaaactggggttacaggcagtaaCAACTGCTAAAGACAGAACTCAGATCTGCTacgagcagccagagctcttaacctcagagccaactcttcagcctcTAAGTTTCTCTAAAATCTTCAAAGACACAGAACACTATaaaaagggaacaggaagataaaagaaatacaGGCAGGTCAGGGGGAATAGCATTACCTCTGCTCAAGGAtgctcccacctccaccctgcctCATGAAGGCATGAGAGCCCTTCCCCGAGAAGCCGGAAatggcaaagagaaagaaaggagagagagagagagagagagacacggacagacagacagcaagacagagacaaagacagagacgcCTGGAAGCCCTTGGGCTGTGAAAATCACAATCCTTTCATTTATTCTTCGACAGTCTCATCCCTGTACTGAATTTATTtatcttctccccctcccttcctctctgagccccctccccctccctgagccccctcccccctctctgagctccctccccctccctgagccctctccccctctctgagccccctccccctctctgaacCCACTCCCCCTCTCTGAACCCTTCTTCCCAAGAAGTCTTCCTCCTGCTTCAATGAAACAGACAGTCTTCAAagcagaatttcttttcttttgtctttcttatttttattttttaaggaccAGAAGACATCCAAGGGCCTCAATCCATCCACAAGGGTTTGGTAGTAAACTGCATTGCTGCCTTGGCCAAGGGACTGTTGAGTACAGCCAATTCTGGAATCAGTTTTCCTcataacaacaacacaacaaaaaaaatctagagccaggcaggggtggcacacacctttaatcccagtactggggaggcaaaggatagctgagagttcaaggccagcctggtctgggaCACACTGGCTCCCCCAACCCTCTAGCATTTCTGGTTCCGGTGATGGGAAACCAGCCCTCACACTTCAAAGTAGGCACTTCACCCCTGagcatccccagcacctacaaaCAGGTCTTTAAGGGGAAATGCACCAGCGCAGCACAGCTTTAATTTCAGAAttcaagagacaaagacaggcatggtctcagcaagtttgaggacagcaagttctaggccagttacATAGTGAAAACAtgcctcaaaaaaagagaaaacagaaaaaaaaaaaaaaaaaaaaccaggcgtggtagcacacacctttaatctcagcgctctggaggcagaggcaggcggatcactgtgagttcgaggccagcctggtctacaaagtgagtccaggacagccaaggctacacagagagaccctgtctcaaaaaacaaacaaacaaaaaaaaaaaaaaaaaaaaaaaagagagagagagagagagaaaagaaaaaaattgagaggTTATATTCCTTTAGAAAGGGaagaagcagggctggagagatggctcagcagttaagagcaccgtctgctcttccaaatgtactgagttcaattcccagcaaccacatggtggctcacaaccgtctatcatgagatctggttccctcttctggtgtgcaggtgtacatgcaggcagagcactgtatacataataaatctttaaaaaaaaaaaaaaaaaaaaaaaaaagagaaaagaaagggaagaagcagCCCCTGTCCCCACCCACAAAAGAATGTGAATACAGGACATGAAAGAAGCATACAACAGGTTAACAGCACAGGAGCTTCCCTAAGCCGCTCAGAAGTTGACCCTTTCTTCCAAAGCTGAGCTTTCCCATACCATTATCACCTGGTGTTTATGCAGAGgaacagcacaccacacacaagcacGTCTGCATAGTCCCAAAGGCCAAAAAGGACAAGGGAAATGACCTTCCCATGAGTGGAAACCtgggcgggcatggtggcacagcctgtaatcccagctcttgggagggagaggcagaaggatcaggagttcaagggtagcctgagtccaggcagcctggactacctaAGACGTTTCAGGGGCTTGGGGGAGGGCTGTATCACACCATATAACAGATGAGTCTCAGTGCTGAGCTCTGTGCCCCCAACGTGAATAGTGCTGTAAGTAACATAGGCAGGTATAATACGGCACCTGGGATTTGCTTTCAAATCCTGGagtacagagaaaaacaagttgGCAAAATTTTGGTAATTTTTGAGGTTTGATACTTGAAACATAAGGTTTGATATACTAGTCTATCTGCTTTTAGTTGTATGTTTGAACTTTTCGGTAATGAACGTTTTATTTTAATCCAGGAAAAGTGAGGCAcacttttaactccagcattCGAAGGCTGAATTAGGAAGACTGTAAAGTCTGaaaccagcctgagctgcagCGCGGGACATCAGTCAATCAGTCCTTCATCTCTACCTGGGCTGACAGAACTAACCTCTGTCCTGAAGCAAGGGCGATGGGAGACTGCCCATTGGGGGGGCGCGGGTCCTCACAGGTTTTCATCTCCACCTCCACCTTAtccagacactgaagaaaaaatacagagaactGAGTGTCTCCACACAGAAATCACAGAGCATCAATCAGGAGGACAGCAGTGCTACAAGCCACCCGAGCCAACACAGCCCGCACTGCTTTCCTGTCTGGACCCCAAAGGAAATTTAAGGATAGAACttaagcagtaaaaaaaaaaaaaaaaaaaaaaaaaaacattatttagggctggggagatgctcagcagttaagagccctggctgctcttccagaggccctgagttcaattcccagcaaccacatggtggctcacagccatctataacgtgatctggtgccctcttctggcctgcaggggtacatgcagatgGAACACTCACATAACACAAAATagacaaatcttttttttaaaaattatttaaaaaacaaacaaacaccaggcGGTTGGGCACGctcttttaatcccagagctttggaggcagaggcaggacaatctTGGGAGTCtgaagcagcctggtctacacagtgaggccaTTTGTCTCACAAAACAAGAGAACAAGATGACTTTCAAGTAGAAAAGGCCCTTACCAAGCAGATCGGATGTGTCTTCAACTTGGTCCATTGgatctgaaagaagaaaggaaagacaggccTGTGACGGCTCCCCTCAAGTAAACATGCATCAGGCTCACGACAGCCACAGCCCCGGGGCCCACACTCACGCGGATGGAGGCCCGGTTGCAGTAGACCCTGGTGATGGCTAGCCAGGTGGGCAGTTCCAGCACGTTCTGCAGAGCCTCTTCATCCAGCTCCAGGTTGCTCAGCTGGCCCTCTCCCTTCAGGGTGCTCAAGTTGATTTTGTCTGGAGAAAGATTCTTCGTGAACCTGCAAAGAGTGAGAGTAAAACACCCTTGTTTCCAGAGCAACTGTTAGTCACCGCACGGTCTCCACGGAAGGCATGAGATGAGACTGTACTTGTGACAGTCCCCGTCCCCGTCCTACTGACAATGTTGTGGGGAGTCTGAGGAAGTTGCTGGAGGAGTAGCAATACGGCTTCCCCACATCAAAGTCCCTAAAGACAGAGCGGCCAGGCTAGAGGTATGTACAGCCGTGACCCCATCACTTGAGGAGTGTTGGTGATGATCCAGGCCATGATgagcctgaagccagcctgggatgcacaccacccagccccag
Protein-coding sequences here:
- the Bltp3a gene encoding bridge-like lipid transfer protein family member 3A, with amino-acid sequence MAGIIKKQILKHLSRFTKNLSPDKINLSTLKGEGQLSNLELDEEALQNVLELPTWLAITRVYCNRASIRIQWTKLKTHPICLCLDKVEVEMKTCEDPRPPNGQSPIALASGQSEYGFAEKVVEGMFIVVNSITIKIHSRAFHASFELWQLQGYSVNPSWQQSDLRLTRITDPLRGEVLTFKEITWQTLRVEADATENGEQDPVTTPLRLITNQGRIRIALKRRTKDCNVVASKLTFLLDELLWVLTDSQLKAMMKYAESLREAVEKSAQQRKGLAPEPAQTTPPAPSAQQTWAQAFGGSQGGGGGSSGSGSSSSRLSQYFDKFDVKESSYHLLISRLDLHICDDSQSREPGVSANRLTGGAMQLTFRKMAFDYYPFHRAGDSCKHWVRHCEAMETRGQWAQKLVTEFQSKMEKWQEETRVRAPWHLGVESPFRKKADSFSGPGKIPLDKSAAQGRQAACGPPAWNRLRSSCLVVRVDDLDIHQVSTAGQPSKKPSTLLSCSRKRHRLPAQAAAVHVQFTEYYFPDNQALPVPCPNLYIQLNGLTFTVDPASLLWGNLFCLDLYRSLEQFKAIYKLEGSRQKDEHLDIRLDAFWLKVSFPLQKREQAEPHRPQALVLSTSGMVATNTRQAPHCGCPDLQRLFRAFAAAEFFRSSYGHFPKVPGGFSLLHMLFLHHAFQTESLPAQPSSLHPQRLAASQDLWSLHFTQISLDFEGTENFKGHTLNFVAPFPLSIWVCLPLRWQQAQARRLLSASEGRLKPSASFGSPVHSEALAPESVSQQRSKTERDLKSLSGSTEEAPEVLRDGDAGVDHKGRVAELEDVADVHMLVHSPAHVRVRLDHYQYLALLRLKEGLQGLQEQLTKDTEAVTGSALRNQTACIGVLFPSAEVALLMHPSPGSAGADAAGSDTTSLIDSELSPSEDRELKSDASSDQGPVSPEKALRDSSVESVAASQERLHGEEEPQDLGPPAQQPAEKSHEAVEALQAKKLSRAQTASSPAAVKSPADRDAALNGQGEPIPLRNIEGELSSAIHMTKDATKEALHATMDLTKEAVSLTRDAFSLGRDRMTSTMHKMLSLPPAKEAMLKPDEAVGTPVSGGAARLRFFSMRRTVSQQSFDGVSVDSSGPEDRISVDSDGSDSFVMLLEAESGPESVPLGSVTSVLDESGAPGSPVTDSCGQGLPDSSSSVSASADLVVHSVSVLVLKVKEVSFGIEVRGEDLTVALQAEELALQQLGTVGLWQFLHGQCPGTSFQEPSNLNSGRTRPAVGLRFEVGPGAAVHSPLATQNGFLRFLLRGCDLELFTSVLNGLGPFLEDEEVPVVVPMQIDLLNSSITLKDDIPPIYPTSPGPVPITLAMEHLVLKRSDDGVFHLGAPAQDRPLTEVCEKQQLPKEQLLPVPTGQGVVGQGEDLPTLQQELRDTKQALAVANQDKEILLQEIRKYNPLFEL